In Rhopalosiphum padi isolate XX-2018 chromosome 3, ASM2088224v1, whole genome shotgun sequence, the genomic stretch GAACAACCATCCGTGCCAATTCCTATACAGTTTTTAAGGTTAAGTGACATTTCTTTTAACTCTGATACTACTATATTTCCAAGTACATTTCCTGAAAAAATcaaggtaaattaaatttttaattaaaataatacaattaaataaataatgtattcaccTGTTAGCTTCGGTTCTTTAGATAAATGGTCATCAATCAATGTATCTGACAAATCATTATTTGGAATGGCAGTCTGGTTTCTATTAAATGTATCATGGCAATTGATAAAACCAACGAAACgttcataaatgttatttttcttatcAATGTACCTTAAAGTTAAACTCATTTGTGATATATGAGACACATCGGTCGTTTCATCAAAGATAATACTGtaaaattgatttgtatttaCTTCATCTAATATAAACGACAGTATTTCTTCCTTACAACATTTAATCAGATCTTCTTGGATGATTGGAGAAATATAACTagcttttgaattaaaattaagcaagtcatttttcaattttgtatcaCCAGACATAACACGGTATTTCAAAAGTTCGCGAAAATTACCTTCATTCTTCACAATAGAATAAGTTGGATCAGTTAAATTTTTAGAGTCTtcattatcatgaaatattatttgtccTGAGTCACGGTGCCCTCTGAAAGGTATATTTTGGCGtcccaaaaaaattatagtttctaTTATAGGTTTTAACCGGTTTCTGTTTTCTTGAACTTGTCTTAAACGTTCActgtttagaatattattaacctGCTTATTAGGTGAgttgtaagtttttaaaaagtcacttgattttaaaattgcatcCTGATGGTAATGATTTTGATTATGTTTTTCTAAATATCCATCCTTACCaagtaattttgaatattgGTTGAGTGGTAATGTTACAAGTTTTTTCAATTCTTCAGTATTTTGTTTTCCACCTTTATTGTGAGTTAAAAAAAGTGTACAATATTTGCAGAAACAGCCAGATTTTGATACAGAATATATTAGCCACGGATATTGGTCAAAatgattatttcttaaaaaacgtttttcctcttttcctttttttttgtgaatggaGAATGGATACTCAAAGTTTTTCAGTGGTTTCCAAGGGTTTTCCAACAGTCTACATTTTGTGTGGTCGTCAAgttttttaccaataaaattaccaatatCATTATCGAAAACTAAAtctgatgttatattattttgtttattatcatcACAAATTACATTGAGTTGTGGTATTGCTCGTGGTATTGCTGTTTGGGAAACATTTACTGGCTCATTTGAATCACTTACCTCTGTTgacgatatttttttgtttggaaaataatttaagagaGAAGGCTGTTTACGCTTCATAGAATCCATAGTAATAAACTAACCTGCTACAGTGTGGTACTGTCGTCTGTCGTACgtgaactaaaataaatttgattatagtattaaaaaaaaaaaaaataacataatcttGTAAGTTGTAGACGATCACAATTATAATAGCTCCACACTGCCACagatacaacaacaataataattattgtatatatctgtGATTACAGCCAATATATCTATAATCTTTTGACTCTTATCAGTCTTATCTACAGCCATAATTGGTTATAgatgttttattaattgataacaggtttttgataactattatccatttccaaaaaaaaaaaaaaaaatatgaaaaaaaaaaatatgcactgtatttttaatttttgtaatataatattataataaaatatgtaagcaCCTATACATGAAACACATTCAACAATGTCCAGGGGGGGGCGATCGCCCCTATCGCCCCCCCCTTGTATACGCCCCTGGTTCGGTATCGCCGTATCGGTATTCGGTACTCGCCAGTCGCCAGTTCACCACTCGGtaaataatgactaatgatatgataataaaaaaagtaccgAAAGGAACGATGGAACGAGTCATTTGGAATCGTTCCTTCTGTGAACCTGAAACGAAAGTAACGATTCACTAAAAGGAACGGAAATTCCCATCACTATTAGGGCAGCAGATGGACTAAACAGACACCGACTCTTTAAGTCAGGAGTCTCTATAATAGGTGGTGGGGGGggcatttttcaatattaatggaTTTTGCTGGAATGTGAGAGGTGGTTTAACCCTTTGTCGACCGACGGTACATGTAAGTACcatcacttttaaaatatatataaaatcaatatgataCAATTTGTACGTTA encodes the following:
- the LOC132927158 gene encoding 52 kDa repressor of the inhibitor of the protein kinase-like, which produces MDSMKRKQPSLLNYFPNKKISSTEVSDSNEPVNVSQTAIPRAIPQLNVICDDNKQNNITSDLVFDNDIGNFIGKKLDDHTKCRLLENPWKPLKNFEYPFSIHKKKGKEEKRFLRNNHFDQYPWLIYSVSKSGCFCKYCTLFLTHNKGGKQNTEELKKLVTLPLNQYSKLLGKDGYLEKHNQNHYHQDAILKSSDFLKTYNSPNKQVNNILNSERLRQVQENRNRLKPIIETIIFLGRQNIPFRGHRDSGQIIFHDNEDSKNLTDPTYSIVKNEGNFRELLKYRVMSGDTKLKNDLLNFNSKASYISPIIQEDLIKCCKEEILSFILDEVNTNQFYSIIFDETTDVSHISQMSLTLRYIDKKNNIYERFVGFINCHDTFNRNQTAIPNNDLSDTLIDDHLSKEPKLTGNVLGNIVVSELKEMSLNLKNCIGIGTDGCSVMTSVLRGAVQEVQKSCPNAIYSPCTNHALNLSISKSSKVQIVRNTMGILQETISFFHLSSKRNFILKNYLKSSKSSKTSLTSLCVTRWVERHTSIIDFETNMSEIIESLTHISQFTDQVSSSKANSLLLSLCNCEFIITLYILSNILSITLPASKMLQGVNLDVSAASSCITSIVQNLEDKRLNAEEYFSEIFLEAKTKMIDLDIEVKLPRLTKIQNKRANTPANTPEEYYRRVVYIPLIDNILEDLRSRFLNKKTTAIFQLIEFIPANIINKSSLDVKKMIDTVIGHFIFLDININILKGEVDLWKSNWISRKNEGLKIPEDVLESIDECHPVMFPTIRQVLVVLATLPVSIASAERSFSTLRRYACIFCFSLS